The window AACGCTCGTCTTCTCAAAAAGAAGGTGTCAAAaggcagaaaaaaaaaaagtaaaccACCCTCTATCTCACCCCTTGCCCCTTAGAAGGCTGCCATCAAACCCAATTTCCCGAGCACTTGTACCTTCTCTTTCTGGTAACCCAGCACGACGGAAAACTGGAGTGGCCTAACACGAGGTATTTTTTTCTCATCAGTCTAGGAGCTGCCACTCACGGAATATTGGGGGTTGGactcgatgatggcgagcaTTTGGGCGGAGGTGAGGacgggggtgagggcgagggtggttaGGATGGTGGTTaggagggtggttggggagacTATTTTAGGTAGCTGGTTCGGAACgaaggttggtgttgacaaATGTATGAACATTGAGACTGGGGAGATATTGTGGGAAGAcctgagggaggtgagagTTTATGTAGACATCTTATGTTCAGGGCAGTGCCATGATGAATCTTCTTGTAGCAAGTTTTCCTTCTTTGGTGTTCACCATGCTCAAGATCACACGAGCACTGAAGGCTGAGAAACTGATGCCATTGCAATTGTGATATCACAGAAGGCGCTGTTGTTGAATGGGGTTGGGACGGTCATGGTGATAAGACTTGAACTTTTAGGAATAGCCCGAACAAGATGTGAATACGAAGTGATGGCTCTTGGTAAAGCGGTGCCTGAAAGCTAACGAGGACGTCAAGCCACCAGGAGCTACGGCCTACTCCAGATCATACCCATGACAACTACGGTAGGTAAGTAAATGCTCACCGCCTAAATTGTATATTACAGGGCATTCTTTTGGATTTCCCATATCCAGAGGCTCTAAGTTTATGGTTTGGTCCCATGATGACCTGAATGGTAAGACAGCTCGAAAAACTTTGGGCAGGGTCTTGCCTGATCTTTTCGTGCGGCGGTCAAGTCCATGGTTCAACTGAGAATGATTATAACTCTGAAGACTTGGAAACAAATCTCAGTATCGGGCAAGAAGGAGCGTTAAATCAAGGTCATGGACAGTATCCCACagcgtggtggttgttgtcttgtctgtAAGGTACCTTAGCTATGCAGTCAACTGGCGAGCATATTGTGAGGTACAGTCCCTACACCGTATATACCCCAGGTTAGTCGATCTCTGTCACATACGACCACAGTCAGCTGgaaatacggcatcccgtccgctctgccctCGTCAAACAGCTGAACGCCGaactagtactcaggtgggtgaccactggggaatcctcggtgttgtatgtatTTTTTTGCGTCTTGTTCTCCACACATAAATACGAGACGACATAGGTATCCTTCCCTTCTCCTTTataaccaccaaccctcaaatCTTACTCtctcccctcaaccccctaaaataccctccacccctccaccaccctctcggCCACGCCCCAAGAAAGCtcataccccctcccccccagcccaTAAGCATGCATCacaaaccccttccctccttccagcacctccccctcaatcCTCGGCCCACCCCTCCTACTAGGCCGTCGTCCAACAATATCCCCCATGACGGTAaactcccccttcccatttAGTATCCGAGGACACGTCCCCTTGAACATCTCCAGCAGTTTTTCTCTTGTCTCCGGCCTGGGTTCCACCCCCCaatcatcaacctccttcgTCCCCCCAATCACCGTCCCCCCTTCAAACCCCCTCGGCACGCAGAAAGTCCACGAACCGTCGGCATTTTGTCGGGTGACGGTAGCGTCGCACTCTTCCGCGACGAGAACTGTCTGCCCCCGTGTGATAAACATATTTTCATCCCCCCCGAACCCGAACCCGGAGGCGTTAACCACGGCGTCTACCCCCCCGTTTTTtagggaaggggttgatcTCTCCGACAGAGCGAAAACCTCCACAGGGGACCTCAGCGCATGTttcagcaccctcccccctcggtGAGCAAACCTCCTCAGCAGAAAAGATAAGTAAACCATTGGGTTGACGCAGTAGGTCTCGTACTCGCACCCCCATTTCACTTTCTGGTCGGGGAATTCCgactgggggaggaggcggaaaccagggagttggagggatgctgcggtggcgggggtgagggataAGTACTCTGGTCCCGGGGCTTCGAGGTATTCGACTCCTTTGAGGAAGGTTATCCCCGcggtggttgggtgggaTGCAAAGAGGGACTTCAtgtgggagaaggtggtgatggagagggggtgtTCGAATACTGcttgggggtttgaggggtggggtgggacCCAGCGGTTGTCTTTTCATGTTTAGTATCGTGGTggatggaaggggggaaaggaaaggggaaaaCATACGGGCGCCGCCCCAGGGGGAGGTGTAGTTGATCTGGGTGATTGGGTCGATTGTCTCAAACGGGGCGGGGAAGTCTTTTGCGATGATTGTGACTCGGTGGCCggcgcggaggaggaggagggcggaggagatgccgGTTACGCCGGAGCTATGTAGTGGATGTGTtagtgaggtgaggtgaaaTAAACAAAATGTGGTGTGGGATGGGAGACGTACCCGATGACGGCGATGTGTCTTGCCATGGTTGTGAGTTTTAATCAGTAGGGCAAGTAATTCGAGCAACTGTGCATAGTAGTAGCCCCTAAAGACTGAACGAAATTGAGAAGAATAACGataaaaaaccaaaaaaaaaagggctcGATCAGAACAATATATACTTCTGCTGTCCAACACCCAAGTCTCATACAAACAAAGGCTGCGCGAAATGTCCGCGAAATGTCAGCCAAACAGTCTGCCTTGGTCAATATATCGATAAGCGGAAAGTTCCTCTGCAGAATCAACGATAGACACATCGGCTTTGCCAGAGACACAACAATCTAAACGGAAATCCAAGAATACGGCGAACAATAACTTGGTCACATTGCATATTGCATTAGTCCAATCTCTTCCAATTCCCAatgaccatcaccatcgggTTTAATGCCAAGACAGGGCTCCGTGACCGATATTCGGCTCCGCCCCGCCTGAACTCGGCCAACCCCACTCGGCAGCCGCCCGGTTTCCGCCGGATGATCGGCATCTCTATACTCATTATAAACATAATCACCAGCAAAAGAACAAAACTATGCTTTTTGTATCTTCTCCTTCGGAAGCCGCACCTCTATCCGCGAGGCCCTTCCAAGATAGATTTATACTCGTCCGTTAAATCGTGAAACCGTCGAGGCATGCTGGCTAACCACCACACATAAAAGACCTGTATCAAAAGCTCGCTGATCCAAAAACGTTGCCGATATGtttgaccaaaaaaaaaaagggggcgaattgaaaagaaaagatcCTCCAActttattttttatttttttaaaAAGCAAAGCAATCTCTTCTTTCCCATTCTCTCGCCTCTTGGAGCAAAAAAAAGGCCAAGTCACTGAAACGTTGCCGCACGTCGTGGacaaaaaccaaaaataaataaaaaaaaacaaaaaaagaaaaaccaaaaaaaaatccgGAGGACGCCGCTTGGAACGAGGATCCTCAATGCTAAGTGACCAACAGCCATTTCGCCTTGCGCTCGAAGTCCATCATCTTGCCCACGGCGAACTGCGATATGGGCCATCAATTTTCAGGTCCTTGATTCCTTGAGGCATGGAACGGAGCCACTCCGCCCAGCTCTCCATGTTAAACGTATTATCGTCCGATATTTGAAACGTCAGACTGAGTTGTGAGGTTCCGGCGGCCGGGGAGTCCGGGGTATAAGGCGAGGGTGTTAGGTCTCCCGGTTGCCGCGCCACCAACGGAGCCAAAAGAATGGATGGCAACACCTTGTTGCCGGATAGCTGTACAAACAGCGGGGTGGGAAACGATGTGATGATTTCCTGGTTCTGTTCCCGTACCAAACTTGGGTATACTGAAACCAGCTTGGCGTGAAGTTCGCTTGCAGAATAGGCTTCTTTGAACTTGTGGACGGCCCTTGTCTTCAGCTGTTCCGTTAAGGCCCGGGTGAAGGCGCTCCGACCCAAAAGTTTGGCGTGGTCTTCACCAGCAGAGGCAGCGATTAACTCGAGGATTCCTTGTCGGCGTACTGTTTGATAGAGCGGATAGTACGCACAATCCAGGAGAATTAGGGCATCAGAACAGATATTTTCAAACATCCCTTGGATCATCTTCCATGGAATATCCGAGCCGGGTGTTGCTTTCTTGGAACTGATTATTCGGTCAGCTGATACCTTGACCAGCACTAAATccgacaaaaaaaaatacaaaCCTGGAGATCATGGTGTCCCGGTCCTCTCCCAAGTAGCTATGCCCGCTGTAGTAGAAAATCTTCAAAGTGTCCCGTTGGTTGTGGCTGGTAACAAACGTGTTTACTTCCCTGTTCAGCCACAAATAGGAGCTGTTGCTAGGGTCTCCCGACGTCGGAATGTTCTTGATGGTGACCGAGTAGTTGTAATCGTCCGTGAGCACCCTGGccagttcctcaatatcGTTCTTGGATCCATCGGCATCTTCAATGTCGTCCTGCCACCGGACAAGCATGGTTGAAACGCTGGCATATCGACTGCGAAGAGGGCTTGCCAGGATCCGAGATGCGCTTCCTTGAAGATCAACTCTGAAGGACTCCAAACCAGCCACGGGAATCAGACTTGTTGGCCTCTCCGGCCGGGGCCCAGATGGTAGCGGCGTTCTAATCCGAGAATCATTTGGGTTCATCTGGTTGAGCCGCTCATGGAAGTTGGGGATCTGTACCATGTCCTCAGGTTCCTGAGTCAGCAGAGACTGGAACTTTGACATGGCCGGACTCAGTGGGCGTCCATTGGCACTTTGTGACGACGAGCCATTCCCGAATTTTTTGGCAAGCGCAGCCCAGGTCGTATTGTGATGGCTAGGATGGCACTAGATACGCGTGTAAGTAGGTGGCGTTCTGACTTTGGTGTTTGCTCGTATGAACTTGGCAGCAACTCACAGCAACTCGTCTTCGTTTACAGTCCCCGCATGCACCCATCTTACGGATGAGCGAAGCCTTCTCCCGCTGCTCGGGGTTCAAGGGCCCCGTTCGACGGCGACTGGCCCTGCGCTGGGCCGTGACATCTGCCCCATCCCTCGCGGAAAAGACAGCTTGTGCAGCAGCTTGAGCGGTAGTGGCAAGACTAGGTGATGAAGGCGTATGCGCCTCCAAGCTGTAAGGCGTAGGCGTCGTCCTTCCAGTGGCTAG is drawn from Podospora pseudocomata strain CBS 415.72m chromosome 1 map unlocalized CBS415.72m_1, whole genome shotgun sequence and contains these coding sequences:
- a CDS encoding uncharacterized protein (EggNog:ENOG503NX1N); the protein is MQALNLDEPPQKEDDGRAQQQQPHQQQQQQQLHHPQHQQPPPGSPVADTGGLVNGGGDYGRQHEGGSPMRQNTTSSTTTVASLASLATGRTTPTPYSLEAHTPSSPSLATTAQAAAQAVFSARDGADVTAQRRASRRRTGPLNPEQREKASLIRKMGACGDCKRRRVACHPSHHNTTWAALAKKFGNGSSSQSANGRPLSPAMSKFQSLLTQEPEDMVQIPNFHERLNQMNPNDSRIRTPLPSGPRPERPTSLIPVAGLESFRVDLQGSASRILASPLRSRYASVSTMLVRWQDDIEDADGSKNDIEELARVLTDDYNYSVTIKNIPTSGDPSNSSYLWLNREVNTFVTSHNQRDTLKIFYYSGHSYLGEDRDTMISSSKKATPGSDIPWKMIQGMFENICSDALILLDCAYYPLYQTVRRQGILELIAASAGEDHAKLLGRSAFTRALTEQLKTRAVHKFKEAYSASELHAKLVSVYPSLVREQNQEIITSFPTPLFVQLSGNKVLPSILLAPLVARQPGDLTPSPYTPDSPAAGTSQLSLTFQISDDNTFNMESWAEWLRSMPQGIKDLKIDGPYRSSPWAR
- a CDS encoding uncharacterized protein (COG:E; EggNog:ENOG503NWYR) yields the protein MARHIAVIGSGVTGISSALLLLRAGHRVTIIAKDFPAPFETIDPITQINYTSPWGGAHNRWVPPHPSNPQAVFEHPLSITTFSHMKSLFASHPTTAGITFLKGVEYLEAPGPEYLSLTPATAASLQLPGFRLLPQSEFPDQKVKWGCEYETYCVNPMVYLSFLLRRFAHRGGRVLKHALRSPVEVFALSERSTPSLKNGGVDAVVNASGFGFGGDENMFITRGQTVLVAEECDATVTRQNADGSWTFCVPRGFEGGTVIGGTKEVDDWGVEPRPETREKLLEMFKGTCPRILNGKGEFTVMGDIVGRRPSRRGGPRIEGEVLEGGKGFVMHAYGLGGRGYELSWGVAERVVEGWRVF